The Caloenas nicobarica isolate bCalNic1 chromosome Z, bCalNic1.hap1, whole genome shotgun sequence genome has a segment encoding these proteins:
- the RNF220 gene encoding E3 ubiquitin-protein ligase RNF220 isoform X1, producing the protein MQSGRRGPGGGGREETFLRVRANRQTRLNARIGKMKRRKQDEGQVCPLCSRPLSGSEEEMSRHVEQCLAKREGSCMTEDDSVDIENENGNRFEEYEWCGQKRIRATTLLEGGFRGSGFIMCSGKENPDSDADLDVDGDDTLEYGKPQYTEADVIPCTGEEPGEAKEREALRGAVLNGGTPSTRITPEFSKWASDEMPSTSNGESSKQETMQKTCKNSDIEKITEDSAVTTFEALKARVRELERQLSRGDRYKCLICMDSYTMPLTSIQCWHVHCEECWLRTLGAKKLCPQCNTITSPGDLRRIYL; encoded by the exons CTCGGATTGGAAAAATGAAACGGAGGAAGCAAGACGAAGGGCAGGTATGTCCCCTCTGCAGCCGACCTCTGTCAGGATCCGAGGAGGAGATGAGTAGGCATGTGGAACAATGCCTTGCAAAG AGAGAAGGTTCATGCATGACTGAGGATGACTCTGTGGACATCGAGAATGAGAACGGCAACCGCTTTGAAGAGTACGAATGGTGCGGGCAGAAGAGGATACGGGCTACTACTCTCCTGGAGGGAGGATTTCGAG gtTCTGGGTTTATCATGTGCAGCGGCAAGGAGAATCCAGACAGTGACGCTGACCTGGATGTGGATGGGGACGACACACTTGAATACGGGAAACCACA GTACACAGAGGCAGACGTTATCCCTTGCACCGGGGAAGAGCCAGGTGAAGCCAAAGAGAGGGAGGCGCTCCGAGGTGCTGTTTTAAA TGGTGGCACACCCAGTACTCGAATAACACCGGAGTTTTCCAAATGGGCAAGCGATG AAATGCCCTCAACAAGTAACGGTGAAAGCAGTAAACAGGAGACCATGCAGAAGACCTGCAAGAACAGTGACATTGAAAA AATTACAGAAGACTCTGCAGTGACAACATTCGAAGCATTAAAGGCTCGTGTCCGTGAGTTAGAAAGGCAGCTTTCCCGTGGGGACCGCTATAAATGTCTCATTTGCATG GACTCCTACACAATGCCCCTGACTTCCATTCAGTGCTGGCACGTGCACTGTGAAGAATGCTGGCTGCGGACTCTG GGTGCCAAGAAGCTCTGTCCTCAGTGTAACACCATCACATCTCCTGGAGACCTTCGGCGCATCTACTTATGA